CTATATTAATACGATAGCACAGTGTCAGTATTTCAATTGCACGGTTGTATTCCTCTTTGTCATACTGCTGAGTCGCTTGATTCGTCGCATCCCATCTGAACTTCACTCCAGCACgggagctgctgctcccgtcTCCATGCACGTCATTGAAGCGACAGGGAACCCTCGGCGATGCAGCCGCAGCGGGCATGGAGCTGGTTGCTTCATCGCCATTTACTAAATTCACCATAAGTTTTTGAGCTACCATCCGCGACTTTGGAATTACTCTACCACTATCATCTGAACCATAGCTCTCATGTCCCATTGTTGGATATATCCATTTTGAAGCTCCTTCTTACAGTACTATCTGGATATCCTCCGCAGTACACGATGATCACTCATATTTCTCACAACTGCGCGATACCAAAAAATGCCAGCAGACCTTGATTTTCCCGTTATTTTCCTCCTACCTAGTCATCTAGGATCCGAAGAGCTTCAAGAACTCGTAGAGCAAATACCTACTCTGACTTACGACATCAACGAGGCAGAGGTCATTCTCGGAAAGATTTCTCGCAAAGAGCGCGCGCTGTTTGAGCTGAGAAAGCGCAAGCTTGTCACTGAAGAAGTCGAAAAAGATGAACGCACACCTCCAGCCTCACCTCCTCGGAAGCGAATCCGACTGTCAGCGACTCCGGCCCTTGGGAGTTCAGATCTCGACTCTGATACCTGCTCAGAAGGGGAGATCCAACGCCGTCTTGTAGGACCAGTTTCCGTTCCCAAAGTCGAACCGACCGTCAAAGTTGCCAAGTTATCTTGGTTCACCGACTCCCTTTCCGCCGGCGAGGTCCTCCCTCTAGACGACAAATATGCCATCTACCACGGCCGCAAAGCCATGCAGCCACCCCCTGCTCCAGCTTCAGTCCAAACCACACCTACCAAAtccacctccaacatcttGACGCGAGCGCATAAAGACTCCCACCCGCGTacacctccttcctctcaaaAGCGATACTCCTCCCAGGGTTCCTCCCAAAAACCAGGCTCAACCTACGCCTCCCACCCAGtcaccaaaacccccaaacgCCCTGCCTTACTAAGGCAGACAACCTCTGAACACGACCTAGAcacccatctcccccccatccccccttgCCTGCACACAACCTACTCGTGTCAACGCTCCACCccagccaaccccccaaaccaagaattcatctccctcctcctccaaatccgccTCGCGCGCACCCTGACTGGGGATAAAATCGGCGTCCGCGCCTACAGCTCTGCCATAGCAACAGTAGCAGCCtaccccttttccttccagACCCAAAACGAAGTCGCCCGGCTCCCCGGCTGCGGCCAAAAGATCGCGTTGCTATACCAAGAGTACAAAACCAGCGGGACACTCAAAGAAGTGGAGGAGTACGAATCCGACCCCAAGCTTCAGGTTCTAAAGTTGTTTTATGATATCTGGGGCGTGGCAGAGACGACAGCAAGGGAGTTTTACAacaaggggtggagggacATTGACGATGTGGTCGAGTAtgggtgggatgggttgACAAGGGTGCAGCAGATTGGCGTGAAGTATTATGACGAGTTCTTGCTCAAGATACCgaggagagaggtggaggagatcgGGGGGGTTATACTGAAGGAGGCGAAtaagattgaggaggggtttgggatggttATTGTTGGGGGGTacaggagggggaagaaggagtcgggggatgtggatgtTGTGCTTTCGCACCGGGATGAGGAGGCCAcgagggggtttgtggagaggattgttgttgggttggagaggagggggtatATCACTCAtacgctgctgctgagcacgGCAAATACGGAACGGGGACAGGAACCGGTTGCTTGGAAGGGGGACTCGAGGGTGGCGGGGAGCGGGTTTGATACTTTGGATAAGGCGCTGGTTGTGTGGCAGGATCCGAAttatgagggggaggggaggaataCCAATCCGCATAGGAGGGTGGATATCATTATTAGTCCTTGGAAAACGGCTGGGTGTGCGGTTATGGGGTGGACGTCGGGGACAACGTTTCAgagggatttgaggaggtattgtaagaaggagaaggggttgaagttTGATAGCTCTGGGGTGAGGAGCAGGAAGGATGGGGCGTGGGTTGATCTGGAGAGTGATCCTGTTACGGGGGAGCCGGCGCCGGATATGTTgacggcggagaggagggtgtttaagggggttgggctggAGTGGAGGGAGCCGGAGGAGAGGTGCACGAATTGATGAAGACAGTACTGTCTAAAGAATACCGGTGGTCTGGTTAGAGTTGAATTGCGTGATTGTACTAATCGTGACTGCAAGCTCTCTGGTTGGGTGGTGCGGACTTATACACACACAGCCAAGTGCCGGTGGCAACTGTACATGATCTTCTGCAGTTGGCGGGCGGGGGCGGTTACACCCGCTGCAGCCCAGCTTTAAATTTCAATTCGGCCGCGGGTAGTCACCAACCGCGAACTCCTTTCCATCAATTCCTCCACTACCGTATCACCTCGGAAACTTTTTACAAAGGGAATGGGAACAATTGCACCGGCCAAGTCGCTGAGACACGGAAGTCGGGGAAAAGCAACCTCCGTGTACGTTGCAATTGATTGACGCTAAGACCACCAATTAGCCAGAAAGGGGATTTGAATGTGGGGTAGTAGAGGACAGGCAATGGGTGAtgcgttgatgatgtttaCGTAGCATCTTGAGGAGAGGGGACGGATGGGAGACCGCGTGTCTGTGTTACCTGCGTAGGTAAGGGCTTATAAATTCGGGGGAATGTTTGACTGTTGTATGTAGCATTGAAAAGTACAAGGCAAATCGAACGGTTTTGACGGTTTGTTGCTCTTTGGAAGCAAGAAGAAGTTTCTTTGGGTACAATGTAGGTAGGGGTACTATCGGCAGTGATTTATATACCCATCCCGCTAGCCCTTTCGATCTTCAGGTCGCTCGCTGGCTGTCCACTTCTAATCTCAATCTCAAAACCTCACCTCATTCTACAACAACTTCGACTTCACCTCTCACCCACCTCGCTTTCCACCACACTCACCAATACAACACAGTCAAAAATggcccccatcaccctcaccctcccctccgacTACGGCTacgtcctcctcgccgcctcctccaccttcttcatcaacaccctccacgCCGTCCTCACCTCCAAAGCCCGCAAGGCCTCGGGCATCAAGTACCCCGTCTCCTACGCCTCCAACGACCTCGCCGAAAAGGACCGCAAGGCCTACCTCTTCAACTGCGCCCAGCGCGCCCACAACAACTTCACCGAGAATCTCACCCCCTTTCTcggctccctcctcatctctgGGCTCCAGTACCCCAAGTTTGCCGGCGCCCTCGGCGGCCTCTGGGCTTTCGCCAGGGTGTTGTTTGCCTTGGGGTATACCAGCAAAGGACcagaggggaggatgatgtaagttttattttctttttctaAGATGTGATGGGTGCTGACAGCATTAATAACAGTGGTTCTCTCATCGGCTCCCTCACCGACTTTGTCCTCAAGTTCACTGCTGCTTATACTGCTGTTGGCTTTGCCCTTCAGTGGTGACTTTGGGAAATGTGGGGGTTGCCGTTGATTCATTGGGAGAGGTCTTGGTGATCGATTGAGTCCGGCAGTTGAATGTGTTATAAGCTCTTGTTTTTTGTGATGAGCTTGATAGGAAATGGTAATTATTTGTGGAAAAAACTAGATGGCCGATTTCTGACGACTGTTTGGCTCCAAGGCACAGGTGATATGATACATTCAACAACAGCTGGCATAATGAGATGTACTAAAATAGCCAGGAGAATGTCCTATGATGTCTTTGAGTATACACACAAGTATTGTTACAGAATGTACTAGTTACACGCACATATATACCCCTCCCATCGTTCCCTTGTCCCTTGAAATTCCTGGGGTATGTATGCCATGCATAATTTTTTTTCACACCACCGACGCCGCCCACATACCCTTTCCCTGTCCctttcttgtttttctttgggaGATCATATCTATTGAACAACAGCCCACCTGTCTAGACGCCCACCCCCCGTCTATTTTTCTCTACCTCCAAGTCTTCTTCCTTCCCTTCGGGGGCCCGCGAGGGGGGCCCCGAGGGATTCCCAGCGGAGTAGCCTTCCCCAGCGGagtggccttcttcttcccctttgcAAAATGCACCGCCCTAtacctctccaaccaagcCATCTTGTCTGTGCTCTTGCTCCACTCCTTCAACTCATCATCCGTGGGAAACCAAGTCTTATACGGCACCATGTTCCCCTGGGCGATATTAGGAAACACCGAATTGTACGTATACGGCGTCTCATGCCCATACACAAACACCGGCCTCTCCTTTGCAATCCTATCCTCCATCTTTCTATAAAACCGCCCAGCGCCCGTCTTCTTGGGCAGCTGCCCGCCAAACATCCTATACCACTCCTTCTTGCGGTTCTCGGGTCCCATGAGGTACTTCTTCCGGCGA
The sequence above is a segment of the Podospora pseudocomata strain CBS 415.72m chromosome 2 map unlocalized CBS415.72m_2, whole genome shotgun sequence genome. Coding sequences within it:
- a CDS encoding uncharacterized protein (EggNog:ENOG503NYUB; COG:L); the encoded protein is MPADLDFPVIFLLPSHLGSEELQELVEQIPTLTYDINEAEVILGKISRKERALFELRKRKLVTEEVEKDERTPPASPPRKRIRLSATPALGSSDLDSDTCSEGEIQRRLVGPVSVPKVEPTVKVAKLSWFTDSLSAGEVLPLDDKYAIYHGRKAMQPPPAPASVQTTPTKSTSNILTRAHKDSHPRTPPSSQKRYSSQGSSQKPGSTYASHPVTKTPKRPALLRQTTSEHDLDTHLPPIPPCLHTTYSCQRSTPANPPNQEFISLLLQIRLARTLTGDKIGVRAYSSAIATVAAYPFSFQTQNEVARLPGCGQKIALLYQEYKTSGTLKEVEEYESDPKLQVLKLFYDIWGVAETTAREFYNKGWRDIDDVVEYGWDGLTRVQQIGVKYYDEFLLKIPRREVEEIGGVILKEANKIEEGFGMVIVGGYRRGKKESGDVDVVLSHRDEEATRGFVERIVVGLERRGYITHTLLLSTANTERGQEPVAWKGDSRVAGSGFDTLDKALVVWQDPNYEGEGRNTNPHRRVDIIISPWKTAGCAVMGWTSGTTFQRDLRRYCKKEKGLKFDSSGVRSRKDGAWVDLESDPVTGEPAPDMLTAERRVFKGVGLEWREPEERCTN
- a CDS encoding uncharacterized protein (EggNog:ENOG503P5M6; COG:I) encodes the protein MAPITLTLPSDYGYVLLAASSTFFINTLHAVLTSKARKASGIKYPVSYASNDLAEKDRKAYLFNCAQRAHNNFTENLTPFLGSLLISGLQYPKFAGALGGLWAFARVLFALGYTSKGPEGRMIGSLIGSLTDFVLKFTAAYTAVGFALQW